In Halococcus saccharolyticus DSM 5350, a single genomic region encodes these proteins:
- a CDS encoding carboxypeptidase M32 yields MASDATVDAYDELLERYERISNIQSAAGVLSWDQEVMMPDGGTPARSAQRSALSATSHELLVEEDMEGALEAAESADLSGEQAAVVREIRRQYDRAARVPTDLVAEISQTTSEALPVWKEAKAEDDFETFAPILEDLLDLKREYADHIDSSRPPYEVLFEDYEPYLGLDTAERILDRLREELVPLIDEVGESDVEIARPFDGTFDADAQEALARDALDTLGYDWERGRLDTAPHPFSTGTQFDARVTTRFDEEDPLGALTSTIHEFGHATYTLGLPDDEYGSPLGESRNLSVHESQSRLWENHVGRSQPFWSLFLPKVKERFSGLDDVTARDAYEAANRVYDDNLIRVEADELTYHMHIVLRFEIERALIEGDLDVREVPQVWNDKMDEYLGIRPETDADGCLQDIHWSHGSFGYFPTYSLGSVLAAQLYESADAAIDDLDDDIESGEFDALHDWLTTNVHSHGQRYTTPDLIEEATGEAFTADYFLDHATAKYGALYDL; encoded by the coding sequence ATGGCATCCGACGCCACGGTCGACGCCTACGACGAGCTCCTCGAACGCTACGAGCGGATTTCCAACATCCAGAGCGCAGCGGGCGTGCTGAGCTGGGATCAGGAAGTCATGATGCCCGACGGCGGCACGCCGGCGCGCTCGGCCCAGCGCTCGGCGCTGTCGGCGACGAGCCACGAACTCCTCGTCGAGGAGGACATGGAAGGGGCGCTCGAAGCGGCCGAGAGCGCGGACCTCTCGGGCGAGCAGGCTGCCGTCGTCCGGGAGATCCGCCGCCAGTACGACCGTGCGGCGCGCGTTCCAACGGACCTCGTCGCGGAGATCTCACAGACCACGAGCGAGGCGCTCCCGGTCTGGAAGGAGGCGAAAGCCGAGGACGACTTCGAGACGTTCGCGCCGATCTTGGAGGACTTGCTCGACCTCAAGCGCGAGTACGCCGACCACATCGATTCGAGCCGACCGCCCTACGAAGTGCTGTTCGAGGACTACGAACCCTACCTCGGGCTCGACACAGCCGAACGAATCCTCGACCGACTCCGTGAGGAGCTCGTCCCGCTGATCGACGAGGTGGGCGAGAGTGATGTCGAAATCGCCAGGCCGTTCGACGGAACGTTCGACGCCGACGCCCAGGAGGCGCTCGCGCGCGACGCGCTCGACACGCTCGGCTACGACTGGGAGCGAGGCCGGCTCGACACCGCGCCGCACCCGTTCTCGACAGGAACTCAGTTCGACGCCCGCGTGACGACGCGCTTCGACGAAGAGGACCCGCTGGGAGCGCTAACGAGCACGATCCACGAGTTCGGCCACGCGACCTACACTCTCGGGCTGCCCGACGACGAGTACGGAAGTCCGCTGGGCGAAAGCCGCAATCTCTCGGTCCACGAATCCCAGTCGCGGCTCTGGGAGAATCATGTCGGGCGGTCGCAGCCGTTCTGGTCGCTGTTCCTGCCGAAAGTCAAAGAGCGATTCTCGGGACTCGACGACGTCACCGCGCGGGACGCCTACGAGGCCGCAAACCGGGTGTACGACGACAACCTCATTCGCGTGGAAGCGGACGAACTCACCTACCACATGCACATCGTGCTCCGGTTCGAGATCGAGCGCGCGCTCATCGAGGGCGATCTCGACGTCCGCGAGGTGCCCCAGGTCTGGAACGACAAGATGGACGAGTATCTCGGAATCCGTCCCGAGACCGACGCCGATGGCTGTCTCCAGGATATCCACTGGTCACACGGTTCGTTCGGCTACTTCCCCACCTACTCGCTCGGCAGCGTGCTCGCCGCGCAACTGTACGAAAGCGCCGACGCCGCCATCGACGATCTCGACGACGACATCGAGAGCGGCGAGTTCGACGCGCTCCACGACTGGCTCACCACGAACGTCCACAGCCACGGTCAGCGCTACACCACGCCCGACCTGATCGAGGAAGCCACCGGCGAGGCGTTCACCGCCGACTATTTCCTCGATCATGCTACGGCAAAGTACGGCGCGCTGTACGATCTGTAG
- a CDS encoding ABC transporter ATP-binding protein: protein MAAIQTNGLTKYYGDVRGIEDLSFDVREGEVFGFLGPNGAGKTTTIRTLMGFQSPTEGSATVLGADIADASALREARSRIGFLPSEPGFNENVTGRRLLEYHGSLRGDVRSDELLELFDPPLDRRVGDYSRGNKQMLAIVLAFMNDPDLMIMDEPTSGLDPLKQDQFLEFIRAEQERGKTFFFSSHILGEVRKVCDRIGIIRNGHLVELEDIESLLDRTGKVVRANLGDSVTANEFAIEGAHDVTVSGESVGPATAETDGGEDSKTVSFTYTGTYEPLLRRLLNYDVLDLTIEEAPLEDVFMRFYGDHNPEETVERVENERGDDRDGGGTDDRNTEAADV, encoded by the coding sequence ATGGCTGCAATCCAAACGAACGGACTGACGAAGTACTACGGGGATGTCCGCGGCATCGAGGATCTCTCCTTCGACGTTCGGGAGGGTGAAGTGTTCGGCTTTCTCGGCCCGAACGGGGCGGGCAAGACCACCACGATTCGGACGTTGATGGGCTTTCAGTCCCCGACCGAGGGGTCCGCTACGGTCCTCGGTGCCGATATTGCGGATGCAAGCGCGCTCCGCGAGGCGCGATCACGTATCGGATTCCTCCCGAGCGAGCCGGGGTTCAATGAGAACGTCACCGGTCGTCGTCTTCTGGAGTACCACGGCTCCCTTCGCGGCGACGTGCGTAGCGACGAACTGCTCGAACTGTTCGACCCGCCGCTCGACCGCAGGGTCGGTGATTACTCCCGGGGGAACAAGCAGATGCTCGCCATCGTGCTCGCGTTCATGAACGATCCGGACCTCATGATCATGGACGAACCCACGTCGGGGCTGGATCCCCTCAAACAGGACCAGTTCCTCGAGTTCATCCGCGCCGAACAGGAACGAGGGAAGACCTTCTTCTTCTCCTCGCACATCCTCGGCGAGGTCCGAAAAGTGTGTGACCGCATCGGCATCATCCGCAACGGCCACCTCGTCGAACTCGAAGACATCGAGTCGCTGCTCGACCGCACCGGCAAGGTCGTTCGGGCCAACCTCGGCGACTCGGTGACTGCCAACGAGTTCGCCATCGAGGGCGCACACGATGTCACCGTGAGTGGCGAGTCCGTCGGCCCCGCGACCGCCGAGACCGATGGAGGAGAGGACAGTAAGACCGTCTCGTTCACTTACACCGGCACCTACGAGCCGCTGCTCCGCCGCCTGCTGAACTACGATGTGCTCGACCTCACCATCGAGGAGGCACCGCTGGAGGACGTCTTCATGCGCTTCTACGGCGACCACAACCCCGAAGAAACCGTCGAGCGCGTCGAGAACGAGCGAGGTGACGATCGCGACGGCGGCGGGACCGACGACCGGAACACGGAGGCCGCCGATGTTTGA
- a CDS encoding HVO_0416 family zinc finger protein → MATAPNDADADVDEFLAQRGHETGSPGWGESYNKKQCPDCGGLHESDASTCTVCGWTPRSA, encoded by the coding sequence ATGGCGACCGCACCCAACGACGCCGACGCTGACGTCGACGAGTTCCTCGCGCAGCGCGGCCACGAAACCGGATCGCCGGGATGGGGAGAGAGCTACAACAAAAAGCAGTGCCCGGACTGCGGTGGGCTTCACGAGTCCGACGCGAGCACCTGTACGGTGTGTGGCTGGACGCCGCGATCGGCCTGA
- a CDS encoding PaaI family thioesterase — protein sequence MYEDAQINRICDGTLAVRDGEADLKLPISESYHHPLGAVHGSIYFKALDDAAFFAANSLIEDVFVLTTNFNLHFERPVSEGTIHAEGEVVNDNPNQLIAESVAYDDNGHELARGSGTFTRSKTELTSDIGYE from the coding sequence ATGTACGAAGACGCACAAATCAACCGTATCTGCGACGGAACCCTCGCGGTTCGTGACGGTGAGGCCGACCTCAAGCTACCGATCTCCGAATCGTACCACCATCCACTCGGTGCCGTTCACGGCTCGATTTACTTTAAGGCCCTTGACGATGCCGCCTTCTTTGCGGCCAACTCGCTTATCGAGGATGTTTTCGTCCTTACGACGAACTTCAATCTCCACTTCGAACGCCCAGTTTCAGAGGGAACCATTCATGCTGAGGGCGAGGTCGTCAACGATAATCCAAACCAACTCATCGCCGAATCGGTCGCCTACGACGACAACGGACATGAACTCGCTCGTGGCTCCGGAACGTTCACGCGTAGCAAGACCGAACTCACGTCCGACATCGGCTATGAGTAA
- a CDS encoding ABC transporter permease subunit, which yields MFETARFESERRLTGSVVVAIGLSAFAAMMILIAPGLLDEFDVAALTETFPPALVEAMQLDVIGTIEGFIALELYWFGWLLVLAIYVAYSAASSIAGDIDDGTMDTLLAAPVSRTSVLLEKFLSLLTPIIVINVVVLVVVYAGTQLVDEPIAAADLIAVHALSVPYLLLWGAFGMLASVLAPRRVVAEGVAAGAVVATFLVETVADGTDLDWLGVLSPTRYYDPVTILTASEYNYEGAAILLAVAAVFLLASGAWFARRDVQ from the coding sequence ATGTTTGAGACGGCGCGCTTCGAGTCCGAACGCCGGCTCACCGGCTCTGTGGTCGTCGCGATCGGGCTGTCGGCGTTTGCGGCCATGATGATCCTCATCGCGCCCGGTCTGCTCGACGAGTTCGACGTCGCGGCGCTCACCGAGACGTTCCCGCCGGCACTCGTCGAGGCGATGCAGCTCGACGTCATCGGGACCATCGAGGGATTCATCGCGCTCGAACTGTACTGGTTCGGCTGGCTGCTCGTGTTGGCCATCTACGTAGCCTACAGCGCCGCGAGTTCCATCGCGGGCGACATCGACGACGGGACGATGGACACGCTGTTGGCAGCCCCCGTCTCGCGGACGAGCGTCCTCCTCGAAAAATTTCTCTCGCTGCTCACGCCCATCATCGTCATCAACGTCGTCGTGCTCGTGGTCGTTTATGCCGGCACCCAACTCGTCGACGAACCCATCGCGGCCGCCGACCTGATCGCGGTCCACGCACTCTCGGTCCCGTACCTGTTGCTCTGGGGTGCATTCGGAATGCTGGCGTCGGTTCTCGCTCCGCGACGCGTCGTCGCCGAGGGTGTCGCGGCCGGCGCGGTCGTCGCAACCTTCCTCGTCGAGACGGTGGCCGACGGGACGGACCTCGACTGGCTCGGAGTGCTTTCGCCGACGCGCTACTACGACCCGGTCACCATTCTCACGGCGAGCGAGTACAACTACGAGGGCGCGGCCATCTTACTCGCCGTTGCCGCCGTGTTCCTGCTCGCGAGTGGCGCGTGGTTCGCACGGAGGGACGTCCAATGA
- a CDS encoding TetR/AcrR family transcriptional regulator, whose amino-acid sequence MKGFSDERRAYIRQELLDEGRKLFARYGLKKTTMTDLTTPVDIAPSTFYQFFDSKEKLYLAVLERETERFYERATTPLEEQSDPEQAIREYLHVLFEELETNPLIERVLADDELEQLGHLYSEDEFLEQRTRELGYIMPYIREWQETEAIREGDPEIIAATIDSAAILALHKEDIGEDLYPAVRNMMIETVVTGITNAAVRSKPEPQQPHRE is encoded by the coding sequence ATGAAAGGATTCAGCGACGAAAGACGGGCGTACATCAGACAGGAACTGCTCGACGAGGGCCGGAAGCTCTTCGCGCGCTACGGGCTCAAGAAGACCACGATGACCGACCTCACTACCCCTGTGGACATCGCGCCGAGCACGTTCTATCAGTTCTTCGATTCGAAGGAAAAGCTCTACCTCGCGGTCCTCGAACGCGAGACCGAACGGTTCTACGAGCGTGCTACCACCCCGCTCGAAGAACAGTCCGATCCCGAGCAGGCGATCAGGGAGTACCTCCACGTTCTCTTCGAGGAATTGGAAACGAATCCACTGATCGAGCGGGTGCTCGCCGACGACGAGCTGGAGCAGTTGGGCCACCTGTATTCCGAAGACGAGTTCCTCGAACAACGAACGCGAGAGCTCGGCTACATCATGCCTTACATCAGGGAGTGGCAGGAGACGGAGGCGATTCGTGAGGGTGACCCCGAGATCATCGCCGCGACCATCGACTCAGCAGCCATTCTCGCGCTCCACAAGGAGGACATCGGCGAGGATCTCTATCCCGCCGTCCGAAACATGATGATCGAAACCGTCGTCACCGGCATCACGAACGCGGCAGTTCGAAGCAAACCCGAACCCCAGCAACCTCACCGGGAGTAA
- a CDS encoding M20 family metallopeptidase, whose product MAAVTDLTRDLAAIPSHDDETDAGDFIEAWLREETDADVTRDGVGNVIARRNTNPDANESVALVGHHDVVPPDESQIANGEYVVEERDGRLYGRGAADMKGAVAAAMCAFRDTDPTVELVFASFVGEEIGGEGARHAIDEGFSPDYAIVGEGTTGYSAPGTTDVAVAHKGRRASTITAHGTAAHASEPEAGENAVYTACKAVEMVCEIDAPSTDVFGERVRGSVVVTEIEGGSAWNVIPESCSITVDERTIPGERAPLAAVEDSGRVEWTVDQDLPPMACDDEAFAEAVRAAAADAQEGEPELVTKPHATDAGWLAEAGVTCVICGPAEQGEAHTKDESVSLAVLDRCYETYRGAVESIGR is encoded by the coding sequence ATGGCTGCCGTCACGGATCTCACCCGCGACCTCGCTGCGATCCCGAGCCACGACGACGAGACCGATGCAGGTGACTTCATCGAGGCCTGGCTCCGAGAAGAGACCGACGCCGACGTGACCCGCGACGGGGTCGGAAACGTCATCGCACGTCGGAACACGAACCCCGACGCGAACGAGTCGGTCGCGCTCGTCGGCCACCACGACGTCGTGCCGCCCGACGAATCGCAGATTGCCAACGGCGAGTACGTCGTCGAGGAACGCGATGGCCGGCTCTACGGCCGGGGTGCGGCGGACATGAAGGGCGCGGTCGCGGCCGCGATGTGTGCCTTCCGCGACACCGACCCTACAGTGGAACTCGTCTTCGCGAGTTTCGTCGGCGAGGAGATCGGTGGCGAGGGCGCGCGCCACGCCATCGACGAGGGGTTCTCGCCCGACTACGCGATCGTCGGCGAGGGGACGACGGGCTACTCCGCGCCCGGAACGACTGACGTCGCGGTGGCACACAAGGGTCGGCGGGCGAGCACCATCACTGCCCACGGGACTGCGGCCCACGCGAGCGAACCCGAGGCCGGCGAGAACGCCGTCTACACCGCGTGCAAGGCGGTCGAGATGGTTTGCGAGATCGACGCACCATCCACCGACGTGTTCGGCGAGCGGGTACGGGGCAGCGTCGTCGTGACCGAGATCGAGGGTGGATCGGCGTGGAACGTCATCCCGGAATCGTGTTCGATCACCGTCGACGAACGGACGATTCCGGGCGAGCGCGCTCCGTTGGCGGCGGTCGAGGATTCGGGACGCGTCGAGTGGACGGTCGATCAAGACCTCCCGCCGATGGCGTGTGACGACGAGGCGTTCGCCGAGGCGGTGCGAGCGGCCGCCGCCGACGCCCAGGAGGGCGAGCCCGAACTCGTCACGAAACCCCACGCGACCGACGCTGGCTGGCTTGCCGAGGCGGGCGTGACCTGCGTGATCTGTGGGCCCGCCGAGCAGGGCGAGGCCCACACCAAAGACGAGAGCGTCTCGCTCGCCGTCCTCGATCGGTGTTACGAGACCTATCGCGGTGCGGTCGAGTCGATCGGCCGGTAG
- a CDS encoding PINc/VapC family ATPase: protein MTVVPDTSAVIDGRVSERVESGAFEEETVAVPEAVVAELEFQANDGRESGWDGLAELQRLAELADEGSVEVEYVGRRPGDGERHASDEGAVDALIRDLAAEKGATLLTSDKVQSEVARAKELDVEYVDPEVRGEAPEQLAIEDFFDEETMSVHLKTGVAPMAKRGAVGEMRFETIGDDPLTEDDLREWVAEIETATRASSDGFTELDRNGMTIVQFGEYRIALARPPFADGLEITAVRPIVETELDDYEYADDLRERLLDHQRGVLIAGAPGAGKSTLAGAVAGFLADSAFSVKTMEKPRDLQVGPEITQYTELDGQMENTADSLLMVRPDYTIYDEVRKTEDFSVFADMRLAGVGMIGVVHATRAIDALGRLVGRVELGMIPQVVDTVVYVEAGEIDTVYDVRTEVKVPEGLTEEDLARPVIQVRDFETQRPEYEIYSFNRQVVTVPVGGEDDDSGVDRIAKQEIEREIRSVARGNCEVELKSANTAVVYVEEADISTVIGKGGGRITDIENRLGISIDVRTFDERPGGRGGRSGNANSGGGGGGSRGGSGGGSSGAGEIVTPEITSRHVVIPMDGYAGETVEVQADGEYLFTATVSRGGEVQVSRGSAIAEELEGAIDRGQQVTVAPS, encoded by the coding sequence ATGACTGTCGTACCGGACACGAGCGCGGTTATCGACGGGCGCGTGTCCGAACGAGTGGAGAGCGGTGCGTTCGAGGAGGAGACCGTTGCGGTCCCCGAGGCGGTCGTCGCGGAACTCGAATTCCAGGCCAACGACGGCCGCGAGTCGGGCTGGGACGGACTCGCCGAGCTCCAACGGCTCGCCGAACTCGCCGACGAGGGGAGTGTGGAAGTCGAGTACGTCGGCCGACGGCCGGGCGACGGCGAACGCCACGCTTCCGACGAGGGGGCCGTCGACGCGCTGATCCGCGATCTCGCTGCGGAGAAGGGGGCCACGCTGCTCACGAGCGACAAAGTCCAAAGCGAGGTCGCCCGCGCGAAAGAACTCGACGTCGAGTACGTCGATCCCGAAGTCCGCGGGGAAGCACCCGAACAGCTCGCGATCGAGGACTTTTTCGACGAGGAGACGATGAGCGTCCACCTCAAGACCGGCGTCGCACCGATGGCGAAACGCGGGGCAGTCGGCGAGATGCGCTTCGAAACCATCGGCGACGACCCGCTCACCGAGGACGATCTCCGTGAGTGGGTCGCAGAGATTGAGACCGCCACGCGGGCGTCGAGCGACGGGTTCACCGAACTCGATCGGAACGGCATGACGATCGTCCAGTTCGGGGAGTACCGGATCGCGCTCGCCCGGCCGCCCTTCGCCGACGGGTTGGAGATCACCGCGGTTCGGCCGATCGTCGAGACCGAACTCGACGATTACGAGTACGCCGACGACCTCCGTGAGCGACTGCTCGACCACCAGCGTGGCGTCCTGATCGCGGGCGCGCCAGGCGCGGGGAAGTCGACGCTCGCGGGTGCGGTCGCGGGTTTCCTCGCCGATTCGGCGTTCTCGGTCAAGACGATGGAGAAGCCCCGCGATCTCCAGGTCGGCCCCGAGATCACTCAGTACACCGAGCTCGACGGGCAGATGGAGAATACCGCGGACTCGCTGCTGATGGTCCGGCCGGATTACACCATCTACGACGAAGTCAGGAAGACCGAGGACTTCTCGGTCTTTGCGGACATGCGCCTCGCTGGCGTCGGAATGATCGGCGTGGTCCACGCCACTCGCGCGATCGACGCGCTCGGCCGACTCGTCGGGCGGGTCGAACTCGGGATGATCCCACAAGTAGTGGATACCGTGGTGTACGTCGAAGCGGGCGAGATCGACACCGTCTACGACGTTCGGACCGAGGTCAAAGTCCCCGAGGGCCTCACCGAGGAGGATCTCGCGCGGCCCGTGATCCAGGTTCGGGACTTCGAGACCCAGCGTCCGGAGTACGAGATCTACAGTTTCAATCGTCAGGTCGTCACCGTCCCCGTCGGTGGCGAGGACGACGACAGCGGCGTCGACCGGATCGCGAAACAGGAGATCGAACGCGAGATCCGGTCGGTCGCGCGCGGCAACTGCGAGGTCGAGCTCAAGAGCGCGAACACCGCAGTCGTCTACGTCGAGGAGGCCGACATCTCGACGGTGATCGGCAAGGGTGGCGGTCGGATCACCGACATCGAGAACCGACTCGGGATCAGCATCGACGTGCGGACGTTCGACGAGCGGCCAGGCGGTCGCGGCGGCCGGTCGGGAAACGCGAATAGCGGTGGCGGCGGTGGCGGCAGTCGGGGCGGGAGCGGTGGCGGATCGAGCGGTGCGGGCGAGATCGTCACACCCGAGATCACGTCCCGACACGTCGTGATCCCGATGGACGGCTACGCCGGTGAGACGGTCGAGGTCCAGGCCGACGGCGAGTATCTGTTCACTGCGACCGTCTCGCGGGGCGGCGAGGTGCAGGTCTCGCGGGGCAGCGCGATCGCGGAGGAGCTGGAGGGTGCGATCGACCGCGGCCAGCAGGTCACCGTCGCGCCGTCGTAA
- a CDS encoding ABC transporter permease subunit yields the protein MSTQTGTEAADRGGHTGSMLDVIRFEGVRRLRITGVLAVIFALFGGMFVALAPDLVSTGAYDDIIEAMPPAMNALMGFENFNSIEGVVGGEFYTFTWVVGLGAYLAYSAAGSVAGDIKNDRMDTLMAAPISRTKVLLGKYFSLLVPIVVLNVVIPLVMYGGSVLIDEPIALADLAALHALSIPYLLCWAAVGLLLGVVVGRGRTAGRAALGVVIAAWLLESFVVETDVEWLGNVSPMRYFDPSGILVDGAYNLDGAALLLAVAIVLVIVSQFRFTRMDL from the coding sequence ATGAGCACCCAGACGGGAACCGAAGCCGCCGACCGTGGGGGACACACCGGCTCGATGCTCGACGTGATCCGCTTCGAGGGCGTTCGACGACTCCGGATCACGGGCGTCCTCGCCGTTATCTTCGCGCTGTTCGGCGGGATGTTCGTCGCGCTCGCCCCCGACCTCGTCTCGACGGGCGCATACGACGACATCATCGAGGCGATGCCACCCGCGATGAACGCACTGATGGGGTTCGAGAACTTCAACTCGATCGAAGGGGTCGTCGGCGGCGAGTTCTACACCTTCACGTGGGTCGTCGGGCTGGGCGCGTACCTCGCGTACAGCGCCGCCGGGAGCGTCGCGGGCGACATCAAAAACGACCGGATGGACACCCTGATGGCGGCCCCTATCTCGCGGACGAAGGTGCTGCTCGGGAAGTACTTCTCGCTGCTCGTGCCTATCGTCGTTTTGAACGTCGTTATCCCGCTCGTGATGTACGGCGGCTCGGTGCTCATCGACGAACCGATCGCGCTTGCCGACCTCGCGGCGCTGCACGCGTTGTCGATCCCGTACCTGCTCTGCTGGGCTGCGGTCGGCCTCTTGCTGGGCGTCGTCGTCGGCCGGGGACGAACCGCCGGCCGTGCCGCGCTCGGGGTCGTCATCGCGGCGTGGCTCCTCGAATCGTTCGTCGTCGAGACCGACGTCGAGTGGCTCGGGAACGTCTCGCCGATGCGTTACTTCGATCCGTCGGGTATCCTCGTCGATGGAGCCTACAACCTCGATGGCGCAGCACTCCTGCTCGCGGTCGCCATCGTGTTGGTAATCGTGAGCCAGTTTCGATTCACCCGGATGGATCTGTAG
- a CDS encoding plastocyanin/azurin family copper-binding protein yields the protein MSETDADGPVSRRGFLRTAAGAAAVAGTSGTAAAQEGNSSSGGGGGGTTTVEVGTGSGTSFGPEEATIAPGGTVVWEWTGEGGAHNVVADDGAFDSGSPEEGSGITFEHTFEETGEFPYHCAPHEAVGMVGTIIVQEGGASSGGESSGPVVPNSAKTLGVATMSFMLSTLGLAYVFMKYGGDYREHTE from the coding sequence ATGAGCGAAACCGACGCCGACGGACCAGTGAGCCGCCGGGGGTTCCTCCGGACGGCAGCAGGGGCGGCGGCCGTCGCAGGCACGAGCGGGACGGCGGCGGCACAGGAAGGCAACAGTTCGAGTGGGGGCGGTGGCGGCGGGACGACGACAGTAGAAGTCGGTACGGGATCGGGGACCTCTTTCGGACCCGAGGAAGCCACCATCGCGCCCGGCGGCACCGTCGTCTGGGAGTGGACCGGCGAGGGCGGCGCACACAACGTCGTCGCCGACGACGGCGCGTTCGACAGCGGGAGTCCGGAGGAGGGCAGCGGTATCACTTTCGAACATACCTTCGAAGAGACCGGCGAGTTCCCCTACCACTGTGCACCCCACGAGGCCGTCGGGATGGTCGGCACCATCATCGTACAGGAGGGTGGCGCGAGTAGTGGTGGGGAATCCTCAGGACCCGTTGTTCCCAACAGCGCGAAAACCCTCGGCGTCGCCACGATGAGTTTCATGCTCTCGACGCTCGGTCTCGCCTACGTGTTCATGAAGTATGGTGGCGACTATAGAGAACATACAGAGTAG